In Micromonospora sp. LH3U1, one genomic interval encodes:
- a CDS encoding transcriptional regulator: MALRGGTRFAVRCEDVFPAGCALVPESLGEVEDYDEKTGRRSPAKDKLTGQRVWQVRVMDLDPELGKRSRETTVKISADYQPVPPTGGLFEAVEFDGMTVTPYVGNNGRMAYSLRATGMRAPGGVATKAAQ; encoded by the coding sequence ATGGCTCTGCGAGGCGGTACGAGGTTCGCGGTGCGGTGTGAGGACGTGTTCCCGGCGGGGTGCGCGTTGGTGCCCGAGTCTCTGGGCGAGGTCGAGGACTACGACGAGAAGACCGGCCGGCGTAGCCCGGCGAAGGACAAGCTGACCGGCCAGCGGGTGTGGCAGGTCCGGGTGATGGACCTGGATCCAGAGCTGGGGAAGCGGTCGCGGGAGACGACAGTGAAGATCTCGGCGGACTACCAGCCGGTGCCGCCGACGGGTGGCCTGTTCGAGGCGGTGGAGTTCGACGGCATGACCGTGACGCCGTACGTGGGCAACAACGGTCGGATGGCGTATTCGCTGCGGGCGACCGGGATGCGTGCCCCGGGGGGCGTGGCGACGAAGGCGGCGCAGTAG
- a CDS encoding FtsK/SpoIIIE domain-containing protein, whose amino-acid sequence MTTAGDLMVIRPRRLELPVWLIAVGLVLRWLWRGLWWCLRHPVAVGLVVAGVSLYREFGRSGVIVPVVLAAAVSALWRWRHESSWWTWCAGPILGRFRQLFVYRRAWREAMTLCGLAKVYDHRTVLPELLRVRSDQALDVLTIRMVRGQTPEEFQKATANLAYAFGRRHARVYSERPDDPPIRSGYWALVLGAVDRLRFRDRPSVVYLVVVRTDALRTLVDPFDVPSVPDFTALPLARREDLRHWCLHLLATHVLIGGATRSGKGSVLWSLVRVLAGGISSGLVRLWVIDPKGGMEFAMGRPLFARFACKSFEAMADLLDEAVTVMRERQTRLAGAVRVHTPTLDDPLVVVVIDEMAALTAYLQDVDLRKRIAGSLGLLLSQGAGVGVLVVAALQDPRKEVLPFRDLFPTRIALGLTEAAQVDLVLGDGARNRGALADQMPRWAKGVGYVTLDGTPEPARVRFSYISDDHIRELAAEYPAPADAADILAQVGRETATEPTRPPLPRQRRGPLLPDSLLNILDRDTDGGEPR is encoded by the coding sequence ATGACCACCGCCGGGGACCTGATGGTGATCCGCCCGCGCAGGCTGGAGCTGCCGGTCTGGCTGATCGCGGTCGGCCTGGTGCTGCGGTGGCTGTGGCGGGGCCTGTGGTGGTGCCTTCGTCACCCGGTTGCCGTCGGCCTGGTCGTGGCCGGGGTGAGTCTTTACCGCGAGTTCGGCCGGTCCGGCGTGATCGTGCCCGTGGTCCTGGCCGCTGCCGTGTCGGCGCTGTGGCGGTGGCGGCACGAGTCGTCCTGGTGGACCTGGTGCGCCGGTCCGATCCTTGGTCGATTCCGGCAGCTCTTCGTCTACCGGCGGGCCTGGCGCGAGGCGATGACCCTCTGCGGCCTGGCCAAGGTGTACGACCATCGCACGGTCCTGCCGGAGCTGCTGCGGGTCCGCTCGGATCAGGCGCTCGATGTGCTGACCATCCGCATGGTTCGCGGCCAGACACCGGAGGAGTTCCAAAAGGCAACGGCGAACCTGGCGTACGCCTTCGGCCGGCGGCACGCCCGCGTCTACTCCGAGCGCCCCGATGACCCGCCGATCCGGTCGGGCTACTGGGCGCTCGTCCTGGGCGCGGTGGACCGGCTGCGGTTCCGGGACCGGCCGTCGGTGGTCTACCTGGTGGTGGTCCGCACGGACGCGCTACGCACCCTGGTCGACCCGTTCGACGTCCCATCGGTACCCGACTTCACCGCGCTCCCGCTCGCGCGACGGGAAGACCTGCGGCACTGGTGCCTGCACCTGCTCGCCACCCACGTTCTCATCGGCGGCGCCACCCGCTCCGGTAAAGGCTCGGTGCTGTGGTCGCTGGTCCGCGTCCTGGCCGGCGGGATCTCCTCCGGGCTGGTCCGGCTCTGGGTTATCGACCCCAAGGGCGGCATGGAGTTCGCCATGGGCCGGCCGCTGTTCGCCCGGTTCGCCTGTAAGTCGTTCGAGGCCATGGCCGACCTGCTCGACGAGGCCGTGACGGTGATGCGCGAGCGACAGACGCGGCTTGCCGGCGCTGTGCGGGTGCACACCCCGACCCTGGATGACCCCCTGGTCGTGGTCGTCATCGACGAGATGGCGGCACTGACCGCGTACCTCCAGGACGTCGACCTGCGCAAGCGCATCGCCGGGTCGCTCGGGTTGCTGCTGTCGCAGGGTGCCGGCGTCGGCGTTCTGGTGGTGGCTGCGTTGCAGGACCCCCGCAAGGAGGTCCTGCCGTTCCGGGACCTGTTCCCGACCCGGATCGCACTCGGCCTGACCGAGGCCGCTCAGGTCGACCTCGTGTTGGGCGACGGTGCCCGCAACCGGGGTGCCCTCGCCGACCAGATGCCCCGCTGGGCCAAGGGCGTCGGCTACGTGACCCTCGACGGCACCCCCGAACCCGCGCGGGTCCGCTTCTCCTACATCTCCGACGACCACATCCGGGAGCTGGCCGCCGAGTACCCGGCGCCGGCCGACGCGGCGGACATCCTCGCCCAGGTCGGCCGCGAAACCGCCACCGAACCGACCCGGCCACCCCTGCCCCGGCAGCGTCGCGGACCACTGCTGCCCGACTCGCTGCTGAACATCCTCGACCGGGACACCGACGGGGGTGAGCCGCGGTGA